A part of Bdellovibrionota bacterium genomic DNA contains:
- a CDS encoding PEGA domain-containing protein: MDLKVEKRRPPAPTPVTEVVDDEQTAETLKPAASKPKAVKENPPKSKNVAKKKVKAISAKGVGYLTIIPDGPFASVTVDGKKIGDTPMIRYEIREGTHKLIFENEKLSRRHETKIVLRKGEELQLTNIWAEPNNANDN, encoded by the coding sequence AATGGATCTCAAGGTGGAAAAACGAAGGCCACCGGCACCGACGCCCGTGACCGAAGTAGTGGACGACGAGCAGACCGCCGAGACACTCAAGCCGGCAGCCTCTAAACCTAAGGCCGTGAAAGAGAATCCTCCGAAATCAAAAAATGTGGCCAAAAAGAAAGTGAAAGCGATTTCGGCGAAAGGCGTTGGTTACCTCACAATTATTCCGGACGGACCCTTTGCGTCGGTGACGGTTGACGGAAAGAAAATCGGAGACACGCCGATGATTCGGTATGAGATCCGCGAGGGAACGCACAAGCTGATTTTCGAGAACGAAAAACTCTCCCGCAGACATGAAACCAAGATCGTCCTCCGGAAGGGGGAGGAGCTTCAGTTAACGAACATCTGGGCAGAGCCAAATAACGCCAACGACAACTAG